A single region of the Rathayibacter rathayi genome encodes:
- a CDS encoding substrate-binding domain-containing protein: MPARRFTRSRLTRTARLGSAGIAFGAVALMLTGCISNAPVETGTAAGGTAAAAAASDNDASGDTVVIGFTAPAADHGWMGAVSRAAIAEAEKYDDVELRTAEGTNDVNLQISQVETFINDGVDAIVLLPIDGAALTQVATQAMEAGITVINVDREFSSPFAARSTILGDNYGMGVSAGTYICEQLGDNPGAVVAEIAGIDSLPLTQERSQGFSDALEGCGLDVDNRVAADFTVQGGEQAAANLLQAAPKIDAIWNHDDDQGVGVLAAIDTAGRDEFLFVGGAGSANVMRSIEADDSVVKATVVYPSTQAADGIKLARLVEQNKSMADTSSLGVPRQIQLFAPVVTKDNVSEYLPSAFES; the protein is encoded by the coding sequence ATGCCCGCACGCCGCTTCACCCGCAGCCGACTCACCCGCACCGCCAGACTCGGCTCGGCCGGCATCGCCTTCGGCGCCGTCGCGCTGATGCTCACCGGCTGCATCTCGAATGCCCCCGTCGAGACCGGCACTGCCGCAGGCGGCACCGCCGCGGCCGCCGCCGCCTCCGACAACGACGCCTCCGGCGACACCGTCGTCATCGGATTCACCGCTCCCGCCGCCGACCACGGCTGGATGGGCGCGGTCAGCCGCGCCGCCATCGCCGAGGCCGAGAAATACGACGACGTGGAGCTGCGCACGGCGGAAGGCACCAACGACGTCAACCTCCAGATCAGTCAGGTCGAGACCTTCATCAATGACGGCGTCGACGCGATCGTGCTGCTGCCGATCGACGGAGCGGCGCTCACCCAGGTCGCCACCCAGGCGATGGAGGCGGGCATCACCGTCATCAACGTGGACCGCGAGTTCTCGAGCCCCTTCGCCGCTCGCTCGACGATCCTCGGCGACAACTACGGCATGGGCGTCAGCGCCGGCACCTACATCTGCGAGCAGCTGGGCGACAACCCCGGCGCCGTCGTCGCGGAGATCGCCGGCATCGACTCCCTCCCGCTGACCCAGGAGCGCAGCCAGGGCTTCTCGGACGCGCTCGAGGGCTGCGGGCTGGACGTCGACAACCGCGTCGCCGCGGACTTCACCGTCCAGGGCGGAGAGCAGGCGGCGGCCAACCTCCTCCAGGCAGCGCCGAAGATCGACGCGATCTGGAACCACGACGACGACCAGGGTGTGGGCGTGCTCGCGGCGATCGACACGGCCGGACGCGACGAGTTCCTCTTCGTCGGCGGCGCCGGCTCGGCCAACGTGATGCGCTCGATCGAGGCCGACGACTCCGTGGTCAAGGCGACGGTCGTCTACCCCTCGACGCAGGCCGCGGACGGCATCAAGCTCGCCCGCCTGGTCGAGCAGAACAAGTCGATGGCCGACACCAGCTCGCTCGGCGTTCCCCGCCAGATCCAGCTCTTCGCACCGGTCGTCACAAAGGACAACGTCTCGGAGTACCTCCCGTCGGCCTTCGAGTCCTGA
- a CDS encoding sugar ABC transporter ATP-binding protein, with translation MRGIVKVFPGARALDGVDLDVRPGEVHCLLGQNGAGKSTLIKTLAGAHQPTEGEILVDGNVVTIPSPTAALALGIATMYQELDVVDGLSVAENIFLGHELSRGGFTARAKATRVTRELMERLGHSEISPNREVGSLPAAGKQIVQMARALSHDARVIVMDEPSAVLDSEEVENLFHVVRQLTASGVAIVYISHRLDEIRAIGDRITVIKDGATVAQNLAVADTPTAQLITLMTGRAVEYVFPDRQELDTEAETLLKVEKLGLQGSFSDVSLEIRAGEVVGLAGLVGSGRSEILETIYGARRASTGTVSVAGKRLRAGSVTSAVDAGIGLCPEERKSQGLLLDEPVYRNITLSTFGRFAKRGFLDERSERAAAAEQAVSLDLRPSGVDRDARTLSGGNQQKALLARWLVRGCRVLLLDEPTRGVDVGARAEIYTLIRDLATNGAAVLVVSSEIGEVLGLSDRVLVISDGAVVHEGPAHSIDEHRVLDLVMEGSAA, from the coding sequence ATGCGCGGAATTGTGAAGGTCTTCCCCGGCGCCCGTGCCCTGGACGGCGTCGACCTCGATGTCCGACCCGGTGAGGTGCACTGCCTCCTCGGCCAGAACGGCGCCGGCAAGTCCACCCTCATCAAGACCCTCGCCGGGGCCCACCAGCCCACCGAGGGCGAGATCCTCGTCGACGGGAACGTCGTCACGATCCCGTCCCCCACCGCCGCCCTCGCCCTGGGCATCGCGACGATGTACCAGGAGTTGGACGTGGTCGACGGTCTCTCGGTCGCCGAGAACATCTTTCTGGGCCACGAGCTCTCCCGCGGTGGCTTCACCGCCCGCGCCAAGGCGACGAGAGTCACCCGGGAGCTGATGGAGCGCCTCGGCCACTCCGAGATCTCGCCGAACCGCGAGGTCGGCAGCCTCCCCGCCGCAGGCAAGCAGATCGTGCAGATGGCCCGCGCCCTCTCGCACGACGCGCGGGTGATCGTCATGGACGAGCCCTCTGCCGTGCTCGACTCCGAGGAGGTCGAGAACCTCTTTCATGTGGTCCGTCAGCTGACCGCCTCCGGTGTCGCCATCGTCTACATCTCGCACCGCCTCGACGAGATCCGCGCCATTGGCGACCGGATCACCGTGATCAAGGACGGCGCGACCGTCGCGCAGAACCTCGCCGTCGCCGACACTCCGACCGCGCAGCTCATCACCCTGATGACCGGCCGCGCCGTCGAATACGTCTTCCCGGACCGCCAGGAGCTGGACACCGAGGCCGAGACGCTACTGAAGGTCGAGAAGCTGGGCCTGCAGGGCTCCTTCTCGGACGTGTCGCTCGAGATCCGCGCCGGCGAGGTCGTCGGCCTCGCGGGTCTGGTCGGCTCCGGCCGCTCCGAGATCCTCGAGACCATCTACGGCGCGCGCCGCGCGAGCACCGGCACGGTCAGCGTGGCGGGCAAGCGCCTGCGCGCCGGATCCGTCACCTCGGCCGTGGACGCCGGTATCGGCCTGTGCCCGGAGGAGCGCAAGAGCCAAGGCCTGCTTCTGGACGAGCCGGTGTACCGCAACATCACCCTCTCGACCTTCGGCCGCTTCGCCAAGCGCGGCTTCCTCGACGAGCGCTCCGAGCGCGCGGCGGCGGCCGAGCAGGCGGTCTCGCTCGACCTGCGGCCCTCCGGAGTCGACCGCGACGCCCGCACCCTCTCCGGCGGCAACCAGCAGAAGGCGCTCCTTGCCCGCTGGCTCGTGCGCGGCTGCCGCGTCCTGCTGCTCGACGAGCCGACCCGCGGGGTCGATGTCGGCGCACGGGCCGAGATCTACACCCTGATCAGGGACTTAGCGACCAACGGCGCCGCCGTGCTCGTGGTCTCCAGCGAGATCGGCGAGGTCCTCGGACTCTCGGACCGAGTCCTCGTGATCTCCGACGGCGCCGTGGTCCATGAGGGCCCAGCCCATTCGATCGACGAGCACCGCGTGCTTGATCTCGTCATGGAAGGAAGTGCAGCGTGA
- a CDS encoding Gfo/Idh/MocA family protein, with protein sequence MSNDRALRVAMVGTAFMGRTHSHAWRTASRFFPLPLRPELAVLVGSNPDSTAERAERLGWSEASTEWRAVIARDDIDLVDICTPGDTHAEIAIAALEAGKHVLCEKPLANSVEEAERMVAAAAASGTIAMCGFSYRRTPALALAKRFIGEGRLGDIRHVRAQYLQDWLSDSEAPLTWRLQKERAGSGALGDIGAHSIDTAQWLTGRDIRSVSATLRTFTTERPVLSEQVGLGGHAGADAPRGAVTVDDAAAFTAAFEGGALGVFEATRVATGRRNANRIEVNGELGSIAFDFERMNELEYYDARDPEEAQGFRRIQVTEPAHPYMAAWWPTGHGIGYEHLFTHQVVDLIEAIAGGTAVTPTFADALDVQRVLDAVATSAAASSVATPVPR encoded by the coding sequence ATGTCGAACGACCGAGCCCTGCGCGTCGCGATGGTGGGGACCGCCTTCATGGGCCGCACCCACTCGCACGCCTGGCGCACCGCCTCCCGCTTCTTCCCCCTCCCCCTGCGCCCCGAGCTCGCCGTGCTCGTGGGGAGCAACCCCGACTCGACCGCGGAGCGCGCCGAGCGGTTGGGCTGGAGCGAGGCCTCCACGGAGTGGCGCGCCGTGATCGCCCGCGACGACATCGACCTCGTCGACATCTGCACCCCCGGCGACACTCACGCCGAGATCGCGATTGCGGCCCTCGAGGCTGGCAAGCATGTGCTCTGTGAGAAGCCGCTCGCCAACTCCGTCGAGGAGGCGGAGCGGATGGTCGCCGCGGCCGCCGCTTCCGGGACGATCGCGATGTGCGGCTTCAGCTACCGCCGAACCCCCGCACTCGCCCTCGCCAAGCGCTTCATCGGGGAGGGCCGCCTCGGCGACATCCGTCACGTCCGCGCCCAGTACCTGCAGGACTGGCTCTCCGACTCCGAGGCGCCGCTGACCTGGCGCCTGCAGAAGGAGCGCGCCGGCTCGGGCGCTCTCGGCGACATCGGCGCGCACAGCATCGACACCGCTCAGTGGCTGACCGGCCGCGACATCAGGTCCGTCTCGGCGACGCTGCGCACCTTCACTACCGAGCGCCCCGTGCTGAGCGAGCAGGTCGGCCTCGGCGGCCACGCGGGCGCCGACGCACCCCGCGGTGCCGTGACCGTCGATGACGCCGCAGCCTTCACCGCTGCATTCGAGGGTGGTGCCCTCGGCGTCTTCGAGGCCACCCGCGTCGCCACGGGCCGCCGCAACGCCAACCGCATCGAGGTCAACGGCGAACTCGGCTCGATCGCCTTCGACTTCGAGCGGATGAACGAGCTGGAGTACTACGACGCCCGCGACCCGGAGGAGGCGCAGGGCTTCCGCCGCATCCAGGTCACCGAGCCGGCGCACCCCTACATGGCCGCGTGGTGGCCGACCGGACACGGCATCGGCTACGAGCACCTCTTCACGCATCAGGTCGTCGACCTGATCGAGGCGATCGCCGGCGGCACCGCTGTCACGCCGACTTTCGCCGACGCTCTCGACGTGCAGCGGGTCCTCGACGCCGTAGCCACCAGCGCCGCCGCCTCCTCAGTAGCCACTCCCGTCCCGCGCTGA
- a CDS encoding PQQ-dependent sugar dehydrogenase, with translation MNGKRPSRKSIRRFLALGIAGLVTVSGLTALGLPASAHDGVDHGSEPGAESALDWSNYEKVLLTKNVGEPLDLAVLPDKSVLHTARNGEIRHTDPKTGTTRVVATIPVYQNSEDGLQSVGIDPDFAENQWIYLVYAPPGNTPTGAAPNMLPEGADDSYWDQWKGANRLSRFKWTGSGLDLASEQKIIEVETQRGQCCHVGADFDWDADGNLYLSTGDNTPASAPGAAGFAPNNDAPRMNPGFDSRRGAGNTNDLRGKILRITVQEDGSYTIPDGNLFPVGTEKTRPEIFVMGVRNPFKIDVDAETNTLSWGDYGPDATKAAAADGIRGPMGLVEWNATGLDQPHNSGWPYVHGPNAPYNEWNFETSTPRGFFDPENLKNNSRWNTGLVDIPDAKPATVYYGDNPGDQPFDELVNFGTGTGQGPMGGPVYHFDEATTSTSKFPAYWDKKTFFGEFSQDYIAAFTLDEKRAVTHIEDFLPNAALSQAAQPIHDNPMDMEFGPDGSMYVLEYGDGFFRANPDAGLYRIDYAEGNKAPQARFTATPLSASQTPLEVSFDATGSTDPEGDTLTYDWDFDGDGTFDATGVTATKTYTELGQFTARLRVTDAKGTFSLTSRVISVGNQAPQIQIQTPGNGSFFSWGDAIPYRVTGTDAEDGNQIVSSRVGWTYGLGHDEHAHPEVTGTGATGAFPTSKDSPEHGPGALLYGTVVVTYTDAGFNGLPPAAAEATLRLNPKTQEAEHAAREGVLPYADTTASGGNAVSGLGAGSFLRWDPVNLANLTGVVVRATGEGTVDLRWNAADAAPFGTATIPAGAGWQDVLVPFAAAPQGTGSLYVTSPSGLSLDSLTFQGAGAGDKTAPTVTATLDPAAPTGVGGVYNTPVTLGLAATDNGALSTVQYSADNGATWTTVRAANGAYTVPFTTNGARTIQYRATDTGGNVSTVGTVSFTIDLAAANAPTVASTTTVALSAPRVTFGAPGEASVTVTGEGGTPGGEVVLYEGDTELGRSALKDGTATFALPQTLGAGTHTLRVAYGADDTFTASEGTARLIVSKAASVLTATVSPNPVKPGASAQVSISAESATGVAGTGEVTVMVKRNLSTVAMLTGTLDENGDVVVTLPKLAAGSYKLTVTHTATANTTAASTLLNLTVQQ, from the coding sequence ATGAATGGTAAGCGACCCTCGAGAAAAAGCATCAGGCGTTTTCTCGCACTCGGCATCGCCGGGTTGGTGACGGTCTCCGGACTCACCGCCCTCGGCCTGCCCGCCTCGGCCCACGATGGAGTGGACCACGGCTCCGAGCCGGGCGCGGAGTCCGCGCTCGACTGGAGCAATTACGAGAAGGTCCTGCTGACGAAGAACGTCGGCGAGCCCCTCGACCTCGCCGTCCTCCCGGACAAGTCGGTCCTGCACACCGCTCGGAACGGCGAGATCCGCCATACCGATCCGAAGACCGGCACTACGCGCGTCGTGGCCACGATCCCCGTCTACCAGAACTCCGAAGACGGGCTGCAATCGGTGGGCATCGACCCCGACTTCGCCGAGAACCAGTGGATCTACCTGGTCTACGCACCGCCCGGGAACACGCCGACCGGCGCGGCCCCGAACATGCTGCCCGAAGGCGCCGACGACAGCTACTGGGACCAGTGGAAGGGCGCGAACCGCCTCTCCCGGTTTAAATGGACCGGCTCGGGCCTGGACCTGGCGAGCGAGCAGAAAATCATCGAGGTCGAGACCCAGCGCGGGCAGTGCTGCCACGTCGGTGCCGACTTCGACTGGGACGCTGACGGCAACCTGTACCTCTCGACCGGAGACAACACTCCGGCGAGCGCGCCAGGTGCCGCGGGTTTCGCGCCGAACAACGACGCGCCCCGGATGAACCCGGGCTTCGACTCCCGTCGCGGCGCCGGCAACACGAACGACCTCCGCGGCAAGATCCTCCGGATCACGGTGCAGGAGGACGGGTCGTACACGATTCCCGACGGCAACCTCTTCCCGGTGGGAACCGAGAAGACCCGCCCCGAGATCTTCGTGATGGGTGTCCGTAACCCGTTCAAGATCGACGTGGACGCCGAGACGAACACCCTCTCCTGGGGCGACTACGGCCCCGACGCCACGAAGGCCGCTGCGGCCGACGGCATCCGCGGCCCGATGGGTCTCGTCGAGTGGAACGCCACGGGACTGGACCAGCCGCACAACTCCGGCTGGCCCTATGTCCACGGACCCAACGCGCCGTACAACGAGTGGAACTTCGAGACGTCGACGCCCCGCGGCTTCTTCGACCCGGAGAACCTGAAGAACAACTCGCGCTGGAACACCGGCCTCGTCGACATCCCGGATGCCAAGCCGGCGACCGTCTACTACGGCGACAACCCGGGCGACCAGCCGTTCGACGAGCTCGTCAACTTCGGTACCGGCACCGGCCAGGGCCCGATGGGTGGACCGGTCTACCACTTCGACGAGGCCACCACCTCGACGTCGAAGTTCCCGGCCTACTGGGACAAGAAGACCTTCTTCGGCGAGTTCTCGCAGGACTACATCGCGGCGTTCACGCTGGATGAGAAGCGCGCGGTCACGCACATCGAGGACTTCCTCCCCAACGCGGCGCTCAGCCAGGCCGCGCAGCCGATCCACGACAACCCGATGGACATGGAGTTCGGCCCTGACGGGTCGATGTACGTGCTCGAGTACGGCGACGGATTCTTCCGCGCCAACCCCGACGCGGGCCTCTACCGGATCGACTACGCCGAGGGCAACAAGGCCCCGCAGGCGCGCTTCACGGCGACTCCGCTGTCGGCGTCCCAGACGCCGCTCGAGGTCAGCTTCGACGCCACGGGATCGACCGACCCCGAGGGTGACACGCTCACCTACGACTGGGACTTCGACGGCGACGGCACCTTCGACGCCACGGGAGTCACGGCCACGAAGACCTACACCGAGCTCGGACAGTTCACGGCCCGACTGCGCGTCACCGACGCCAAGGGCACGTTCAGCCTGACCTCGCGGGTCATCTCGGTCGGCAACCAGGCGCCGCAGATCCAGATCCAGACGCCCGGCAACGGCTCGTTCTTCTCGTGGGGTGACGCGATCCCCTACCGGGTGACCGGCACGGACGCGGAGGACGGTAACCAGATCGTCAGCAGCCGCGTGGGCTGGACCTACGGCCTCGGCCACGACGAGCACGCCCACCCCGAGGTCACCGGCACCGGCGCCACGGGAGCGTTCCCCACGTCGAAGGACTCGCCCGAGCACGGCCCCGGCGCGCTGCTGTACGGCACCGTCGTCGTGACCTACACGGACGCCGGCTTCAACGGACTGCCCCCGGCCGCGGCAGAGGCGACGCTGCGGCTGAACCCGAAGACGCAGGAGGCGGAGCACGCCGCCCGCGAGGGTGTCCTGCCCTACGCGGACACCACCGCCAGCGGCGGCAACGCGGTCAGCGGACTCGGTGCGGGATCCTTCCTGCGCTGGGACCCGGTGAACCTGGCGAACCTGACCGGAGTCGTGGTCCGCGCCACCGGTGAGGGCACCGTCGACCTCCGCTGGAACGCCGCCGACGCGGCTCCCTTCGGAACCGCCACCATCCCCGCCGGAGCCGGCTGGCAGGACGTCCTCGTCCCGTTCGCCGCCGCTCCCCAGGGCACCGGGTCGCTCTACGTGACCTCGCCCAGCGGCCTGTCGCTCGACTCCCTGACCTTCCAGGGCGCCGGAGCCGGCGATAAGACGGCCCCGACCGTCACGGCGACGCTCGACCCCGCTGCTCCCACCGGAGTCGGCGGCGTCTACAACACGCCCGTGACGCTCGGCCTCGCCGCCACCGACAACGGAGCGCTCTCCACCGTCCAGTACTCCGCCGACAACGGCGCGACGTGGACCACGGTCCGCGCCGCCAACGGCGCGTACACGGTTCCGTTCACCACGAACGGCGCCCGGACGATCCAGTACCGCGCCACCGACACGGGCGGCAACGTCTCGACCGTCGGCACGGTGTCGTTCACGATCGACCTGGCCGCGGCGAACGCCCCGACCGTCGCGTCGACCACCACCGTGGCGCTCTCGGCTCCCCGCGTGACCTTCGGGGCACCCGGAGAGGCGAGCGTTACCGTCACCGGTGAGGGCGGAACACCCGGCGGAGAGGTCGTCCTGTACGAGGGCGACACCGAGCTGGGACGCTCCGCGCTGAAGGACGGCACGGCGACCTTCGCCCTGCCGCAGACCCTCGGCGCCGGCACGCACACCCTCCGAGTCGCCTACGGCGCCGACGACACCTTCACGGCGTCGGAGGGCACCGCCCGTCTGATCGTCTCGAAGGCCGCCTCGGTGCTCACCGCGACCGTTTCGCCGAACCCGGTCAAGCCCGGCGCCAGCGCGCAGGTCTCGATCAGCGCGGAGTCCGCCACCGGCGTCGCCGGCACGGGCGAGGTGACGGTGATGGTGAAGAGGAACCTCTCCACCGTCGCGATGCTCACGGGCACCCTCGACGAGAACGGGGACGTCGTCGTGACGCTGCCCAAGCTCGCCGCGGGCAGCTACAAGCTCACCGTCACCCACACCGCTACGGCGAACACGACGGCCGCGTCCACTCTGCTGAACCTCACCGTCCAGCAGTAG
- a CDS encoding ABC transporter permease — protein sequence MQGSLGRNVGLLLALVILCIVGFATAGERFASVDNVLTILRLAAVIGVLSIGMTFVITSGGIDLSVGSVMGLATVWASTVSTQYYAANTSWLVIVLTAVVVGLVCGLINGALIAYGRVVAFMATLAMLVAARGFAELISNRQTQVVTVTPFLDFFRADVFGIPVLVLIFVVVAVAGWILLNRTTFGRRTIAVGGNPEAARLAGIKVRRHTMYVYGLAGLTAGIAAVMMLARTTAGSSTNGLLYELDAIAAVVVGGTLLAGGRGTIVGTVFGVLIFTTLTNVFTQNNMSTSTQAVAKGAIIVAAVLLQQRFAARGRKS from the coding sequence ATGCAGGGCTCGCTGGGTCGCAACGTCGGCCTGCTGCTGGCGCTGGTGATCCTCTGCATCGTCGGATTCGCGACCGCGGGGGAGCGCTTCGCCAGCGTCGACAACGTGCTCACGATCCTCCGACTCGCCGCCGTGATCGGCGTGCTGAGCATCGGGATGACCTTCGTCATCACCTCCGGCGGCATCGACCTCTCGGTCGGCTCCGTGATGGGGCTCGCGACGGTCTGGGCGAGCACGGTCTCGACGCAGTACTACGCGGCGAACACCTCGTGGCTGGTGATCGTGCTCACCGCGGTCGTCGTCGGCCTCGTCTGCGGTCTGATCAACGGCGCGTTGATCGCCTACGGCCGGGTCGTCGCCTTCATGGCAACCCTGGCGATGCTGGTCGCCGCGCGCGGGTTCGCCGAGCTGATCTCGAACCGCCAGACCCAGGTGGTCACCGTCACGCCGTTCCTCGACTTCTTCCGCGCCGACGTGTTCGGCATCCCGGTGCTCGTGCTGATCTTCGTGGTCGTCGCCGTCGCCGGCTGGATCCTGCTCAACCGCACCACCTTCGGCCGCCGCACTATCGCGGTCGGTGGAAACCCGGAGGCGGCCCGCCTCGCCGGCATCAAGGTCCGCCGCCACACCATGTACGTCTACGGCCTCGCCGGGCTCACCGCCGGCATCGCCGCCGTCATGATGCTCGCCCGGACCACCGCGGGCAGCTCGACCAACGGCCTGCTCTACGAGCTCGACGCCATCGCGGCGGTCGTGGTCGGCGGCACGCTGCTGGCCGGTGGCCGCGGCACCATCGTCGGCACCGTCTTCGGCGTCCTCATCTTCACGACCCTGACCAACGTCTTCACCCAGAACAACATGTCGACCTCGACGCAGGCCGTCGCGAAGGGCGCGATCATCGTCGCCGCCGTCCTGCTGCAGCAGCGGTTCGCCGCCCGCGGCAGGAAGTCCTAA
- a CDS encoding Fic family protein, whose amino-acid sequence MYDDASPVTDPYTPFPSFDEWEGRGADVALVDTFAEMLASERADAPGELWQRMLDITNKWAAVDTGAIENLYEVDRGFTFTVAATTVAWARIPEQKGDDVARVIADQLAGYEHVLDAATQNVPISEYWIRGLHEVLCRSQETYRVLTSVGWQERPLQTGAYKKDPNNPLNLASNRVHSYASPNDVVPEMNRLIQELRSPRFHDAPPVVQAAYAHYAFVCIHPFPDGNGRVSRALASVYLYRAYGVPIVIFSDQKARYLDSLEAADAGRGGRFTTFFRDCVIDTINLIRTELESARTPDVADQLTAFESLLTGRGGLEHEILDETAGRLVNLLSDCAQVVVTSTVLRPPLALQAYMSSSRRGLREGYRQTRSAQAPTLQLESGSPARATAEQSFFVQIARPDTDGADFIVLDRSGTIVQHVFLREVYPVISEGLRLRTARMMESKVKNLLAEVSVAAEQALREAGCGR is encoded by the coding sequence ATGTATGACGACGCAAGTCCTGTGACAGACCCGTACACGCCCTTTCCCTCCTTCGACGAGTGGGAGGGGCGAGGGGCGGACGTCGCACTGGTCGACACGTTCGCGGAGATGCTCGCATCTGAACGCGCCGACGCTCCAGGGGAGCTGTGGCAACGGATGTTGGACATAACGAACAAGTGGGCGGCGGTTGATACCGGCGCCATCGAGAATCTATACGAGGTCGATCGCGGGTTCACTTTCACAGTAGCTGCCACCACGGTCGCCTGGGCTCGTATACCCGAGCAAAAGGGCGACGACGTTGCTCGCGTAATTGCCGATCAACTCGCCGGATACGAGCATGTTCTCGACGCGGCGACCCAGAATGTTCCGATTAGCGAGTATTGGATTCGAGGTCTCCACGAAGTCCTATGTCGCTCCCAAGAGACCTACCGTGTTCTCACGTCGGTCGGCTGGCAGGAGCGCCCTCTTCAGACAGGCGCATACAAAAAGGACCCGAACAACCCGCTCAACCTCGCTTCGAACCGTGTTCATAGCTACGCGTCCCCCAACGACGTCGTTCCCGAAATGAATCGGCTCATTCAAGAGTTGCGCTCGCCCCGCTTCCACGATGCGCCGCCAGTCGTGCAAGCGGCGTATGCGCACTACGCGTTCGTGTGTATTCATCCGTTTCCGGATGGGAACGGCCGGGTCTCCCGCGCGCTCGCCTCCGTGTATCTCTATCGGGCCTACGGTGTCCCTATCGTCATTTTCTCCGACCAGAAGGCGCGATACCTCGACAGTCTTGAAGCTGCAGATGCCGGTAGGGGAGGCCGATTCACAACGTTCTTCCGCGACTGTGTGATCGATACTATTAACCTCATCCGGACCGAGCTGGAATCCGCCCGGACGCCCGACGTCGCCGACCAGCTTACGGCGTTCGAATCCCTCCTCACGGGTCGGGGAGGTCTCGAGCATGAGATTCTCGATGAGACGGCGGGTCGATTGGTGAATCTTCTTTCGGACTGCGCACAGGTCGTTGTCACTTCGACCGTGTTACGGCCACCCCTGGCGCTTCAGGCGTACATGTCGTCCAGTCGTAGGGGCCTGAGGGAGGGATACAGGCAGACCCGGTCCGCGCAAGCCCCTACCTTGCAGCTTGAAAGCGGTTCCCCTGCAAGGGCCACAGCCGAGCAAAGCTTCTTCGTTCAGATCGCTCGTCCAGACACGGACGGCGCTGATTTCATCGTGCTGGACAGGAGCGGAACGATCGTCCAGCACGTCTTTCTTCGTGAGGTCTACCCAGTCATCTCGGAGGGTCTTCGACTGCGAACCGCGCGAATGATGGAGAGTAAGGTCAAAAATCTCCTCGCCGAAGTCTCTGTGGCAGCGGAGCAAGCGCTCCGCGAGGCCGGGTGCGGCCGCTAG